The following proteins are co-located in the Prionailurus viverrinus isolate Anna chromosome A1, UM_Priviv_1.0, whole genome shotgun sequence genome:
- the ALG11 gene encoding GDP-Man:Man(3)GlcNAc(2)-PP-Dol alpha-1,2-mannosyltransferase — protein sequence MATTKGGWCLCELLRFFYSLFLPGLTVCGILCICLFIILWGIRLLVRRKKDSVATSKNGKNQLVIAFFHPYCNAGGGGERVLWCALRALQKKYPEAIYVVYTGDVNVSGQQILEGAFRRFNIRLTHPVKFVFLRKRYLVEDSLYPHFTLLGQSLGSIFLGWEALMQCVPDVYIDSMGYAFTLPLFKYLGGCRIGSYVHYPTISTDMLSVVKNQNVGFNNAAFITRNPFLSKVKLIYYYLFAFIYGLVGSCSDVVMVNSSWTLNHILSLWKVGNCTNIVYPPCDVQTFLDIPLHEKKTTPGHLLVSIGQFRPEKNHPLQIKAFAKLLNKKVAGSLPSLKLVLIGGCRNQDDELRVNQLRKLSEDLGVQEDVEFKINIPFDELKTYLSEATVGLHTMWNEHFGIGVVECMAAGTIILAHNSGGPKLDIVVPHEGEITGFLAESEEGYAETMAHILSMSEEKRLQIRSSARASVSRFSDQEFELAFLSSVESLFK from the exons ATGGCGACCACCAAAGGGGGTTGGTGCTTGTGCGAGTTACTGAG gtttttttattcattattcctCCCTGGCCTGACAGTATGTGGAATTTTATGCATATGTTTGTTCATTATCCTCTGGGGAATCAGACTGCTGGTACGAAGAAAGAAAGACTCAGTAGCAACTAgcaaaaatgggaaaaatcaaCTGGTGATTGCATTTTTTCATCCGTACTGCAATGCTGGTGGCGGAGGAGAAAGAGTTTTGTGGTGTGCCTTAAGGGCTCTGCAGAAAAA GTATCCTGAAGCAATTTATGTTGTGTATACTGGTGACGTGAACGTCAGTGGTCAACAGATTCTAGAAGGTGCTTTCCGAAGATTTAACATCAGGCTCACTCACCCAGTGAAGTTTGTTTTCCTGAGGAAACGCTACCTTGTGGAAGATTCGCTCTATCCTCACTTCACACTGCTGGGCCAAAGTCTAGGATCCATTTTTCTTGGCTGGGAAGCTCTAATGCAGTGTGTTCCTGACGTTTACATCGATTCAATGGGATACGCGTTCACACTGCCTCTGTTTAAGTATCTAGGTGGTTGTCGCATTGGCAGCTACGTTCATTATCCCACGATCAGCACTGATATGCTGTCTGTAGTGAAGAACCAAAATGTCGGATTTAATAACGCAGCCTTCATTACCAGGAATCCTTTCCTCAGCAAAGTAAAGCTCATCTATtactatttatttgcttttatttatggACTTGTGGGTTCTTGCAGTGATGTAGTGATGGTCAATTCTTCTTGGACACTAAACCACATTCTCTCACTGTGGAAAGTCGGGAATTGCACTAATATTGTTTACCCACCTTGTGATGTACAGACCTTTCTGGACATTCCCTTACATGAGAAAAAGACAACCCCAGGACATTTGCTGGTTTCCATTGGCCAGTTCCGGCCTGAAAAGAATCATCCTTTGCAGATCAAAGCCTTTGCTAAGTTGCTGAATAAGAAGGTGGCTGGATCACTTCCTTCCCTTAAACTTGTCCTCATTGGAGGGTGTCGTAACCAAGATGATGAGCTCAGGGTAAACCAACTGAGAAAGCTTTCTGAGGATCTGGGAGTTCAAGaagatgtggaatttaaaataaacattccatTTGATGAGTTAAAGACTTACTTGTCTGAAGCAACAGTTGGTCTGCACACCATGTGGAACGAGCATTTTGGGATTG gAGTTGTCGAGTGTATGGCAGCTGGCACGATTATCCTCGCACACAATTCAGGGGGCCCCAAGCTTGACATTGTCGTCCCTCATGAAGGAGAGATAACTGGATTTCTGGCTGAAAGCGAAGAAGGCTACGCGGAAACCATGGCTCATATTCTTTCCATGTCTGAGGAAAAGAGACTCCAAATCCGAAGCAGTGCTCGGGCATCTGTAAGCAGATTCTCTGATCAGGAGTTTGAACTGGCGTTCCTGTCATCTGTGGAGAGCTTATTCAAATAA